The Paramisgurnus dabryanus chromosome 6, PD_genome_1.1, whole genome shotgun sequence genome has a window encoding:
- the LOC135747888 gene encoding LOW QUALITY PROTEIN: tripartite motif-containing protein 16-like (The sequence of the model RefSeq protein was modified relative to this genomic sequence to represent the inferred CDS: deleted 2 bases in 1 codon; substituted 1 base at 1 genomic stop codon), whose product MFPSLLLSSWCLLVSVDLCLERQLQETESLSPRPEIFPGLLGKPSPKQLFTSLVHELLSLQTNLQRAPSLQSDHPAHLYSGPGDVCTRRKYKAVKSCLECLNSNCXNHLDQYFQFFFQVNGHNLMDPTRVNEMICPRHIQILEVYCRTDQKCICYPCMLDEHRNHEIVTIQAEWIEQQMHLRETQLKVQQRIHERENELQELRGAIRSHRRSAQTAAENSVRFFNELIRSIERRRSEVTQLIRDQENTAVNQAEGLIRQLEEEISNLRGRNDELQQLSYTSNLIQFLQNFQSLSAAPESKVSHNITDSSQFSFDGVGRSFSELKEKIEDLCTEEIEKISDRVSNITVVRPNVPRTRKEFLQYFRNFTLDSNTVNHNLNLSDGNRVATYTNTNQPYPNHPERFDYCPQVLCKESVTGRCYWEVEWSGSNGVYISMSYKTISRKNCENESLLGQNDQSCGVFCCPYSNFPFQIHVADFRAGTVSTEFYPMGNPHVRNSQTNKVPVSSSCPRIGVFVDHSAGTLSFYNVSDTMPIITRVPATFTQPLYPGFYVFKGSTVKLRHHTE is encoded by the exons ATGTTCCCCTCTTTACTCCTGAGCTCCTGGTGCCTGCTGGTGTCTGTGGATTTGTGTCTGGAGAGACAGCTGCAAGAGACTGAATCTCTCTCACCA AGAccagagattttcccaggtcttCTAGGAAAGCCTTCTCCTAAACAGCTTTTCACCTCCCTCGTGCATGAGTTGCTGTCCCTCCAGACAaacttgcagagagcaccaa gTCTCCAAAGTGATCATCCTGCTCACCTTTACTCTGGGCCCGGAGACGTCTGTACTAGAAGAAAATACAAAGCTGTCAAATCCTGTCTGGAGTGTCTGAATTCTAACTGTTAAAATCACCTTGATCaatattttcaa tttttttttcaggttaATGGGCACAATCTGATGGATCCAACTAGAGTCAATGAGATGATCTGCCCAAGACATATACAAATTCTGGAAGTTTACTGCCGTACAGACCAGAAATGCATTTGTTATCCATGTATGTTGGACGAACATAGAAATCATGAAATTGTAACAATTCAAGCAGAGTGGATTGAGCAGCAG ATGCATTTGAGAGAAACACAATTGAAAGTTCAGCAGAGAATCCatgagagagagaatgagctTCAGGAGCTGAGAGGGGCTATAAGGTCTCATAGG AGATCTGCACAAACAGCAGCGGAAAACAGTGTGAGGTTCTTTAATGAGCTGATCCGCTCCATTGAGAGACGTCGCTCTGAGGTTACACAGCTGATCAGAGATCAGGAAAACACTGCAGTGAATCAAGCTGAAGGACTTATTAGGCAACTAGAGGAGGAGATTTCTAATCTAAGGGGGAGAAATGATGAGCTTCAGCAGCTTTCATATACAAGCAATCTCATCCAATTCCTGCAG AATTTCCAGTCTCTGTCTGCAGCTCCTGAATCTAAAGTCTCACACAACATTACTGACAGCTCTCAGTTCTCTTTTGATGGTGTGGGAAGATCTTTCTCTGAGCTGAAAGAAAAAATAGAGGATTTATGTACAGAAGAGATAGAAAAGATATCTGATAGAG TTTCAAATATAACAGTTGTTCGCCCCAATGTACCCAGGACCAGGAAGGAGTTCTTACAAT ATTTCAGGAATTTCACTCTGGATTCAAACACAGTGAATCATAACCTCAATCTGTCTGATGGGAACAGAGTGGCTACTTACACTAATACAAACCAACCGTATCCTAATCATCCAGAAAGATTTGATTATTGTCCTCAGGTGTTGTGTAAAGAGAGTGTGACTGGGCGCTGTTACTGGGAGGTTGAGTGGAGTGGGAGTAATGGTGTATATATATCAATGTCATATAAGACCATCAGCAGGAAGAATTGTGAAAATGAGTCTTTACTTGGACAAAATGATCAGTCCTGTGGAGTCTTCTGCTGCCCCTATAGTAACTTTCCCTTTCAAATCCACGTAGCTGATTTTAGAGCGGGCACTGTAAGTACAGAATTCTATCCCATGGGAAACCCACATGTGCGCAATAGTCAAACAAATAAAGTCCCTGTGTCTTCCAGTTGCCCTAGAATAGGAGTGTTTGTGGATCACAGTGCAGGAACTCTGTCCTTCTACAACGTCTCTGACACAATGCCCATTATCACCAGAGTCCCGGCCACATTCACTCAACCTCTCTATCCTgggttttatgtttttaaaggaTCCACAGTAAAGCTGCGTCATCACACAGAATAG
- the LOC135749461 gene encoding tripartite motif-containing protein 16-like, which produces MIRQESTHEPEDVDCGVCTETKCKAVKSCLECLNSFCQIHLEYHENLFKDRTHSLINPTRRLHEMVCQKHGRYLEIYCRTDQKCICYTCTMDDHKNHETVTVAEEKIEKQRQLRETQWKFQQRIQKREKELQEVREAVQSHQRSVQTAVKDNEKIFNELMTSIKKTRSEVTRLIRDQEKAALSQAERLMKQLEDEISDLKERMDNLEQLSHKDDLIQFMQQFQIYSVAPEPTVSHNITHSSLLSFDDVKKSLSQLKEKLEDFCKEEIEEISDGVSYITIVRPNIPRTRKEFLQYFRQFTLDSNTANNSVCLIDGDRTATDSDVAQQYPYDPERFEYCPQVLCKESVSERCYWEVEWSGNNGVYISVSYKTISKKSFENESLFGNNNQSWSLYCCSSSKFPTLFSQQLSLLEPPRAGNASAGVVPKQSQVIARKTQWTRVQFNSMPLKYSVVHNSQITELPVSSSCSRIGVFVDHSAGTLSFYSISDTVTLIHRFQTTFTQPLYPGFAVFKGSTVKLCHHTE; this is translated from the exons ATGATCAGACAAGAGTCTACACATGAACCTGAAGATGTTGATTGTGGGGTCTGTACTGAGACAAAATGCAAAGCTGTCAAGTCCTGTCTGGAGTGTCTTAACTCTTTTTGTCAGATTCACCTTGAATACCACGAGAATCTCTTTAAAGACAGGACACACAGTCTGATAAACCCGACTAGACGACTCCATGAGATGGTCTGCCAAAAACATGGAAGATATCTGGAAATCTACTGTCGCACCGACCAGAAGTGCATTTGTTATACGTGTACGATGGACGATCATAAAAATCATGAAACCGTAACGGTTGCAGAAGAGAAGATTGAAAAACAG AGGCAGTTAAGAGAGACACAATGGAAATTTCAGCAGAGGATCCAGAAGAGAGAGAAGGAGCTTCAGGAGGTGAGAGAGGCTGTACAGTCTCATCAG AGATCTGTACAAACAGCAGTAAAGGACAATGAgaaaatttttaatgagctGATGACCTCCATCAAGAAAACTCGCTCTGAAGTGACACGGCTGATCAGAGATCAGGAAAAGGCTGCATTGAGTCAAGCTGAAAGACTTATGAAGCAACTAGAGGATGAGATTTCTGATCTGAAGGAGAGAATGGATAATCTTGAGCAGCTTTCACATAAAGACGATCTAATTCAGTTCATGCAG CAATTCCAGATTTACTCTGTCGCTCCTGAACCTACAGTTTCACACAACATTACTCACAGTTCCCTCCTCTCTTTTGATGATGTGAAAAAATCTCTATCTCAACTGAAAGAAAAATTAGAGGATTTCTGCAAAGAGGAGATAGAAGAGATATCTGATGGAG TTTCATATATCACAATTGTTCGCCCCAACATACCCAGGACCAGGAAGGAGTTCTTACAGT ATTTCAGGCAGTTCACACTGGATTCAAACACAGCGAATAATAGTGTCTGTCTGATTGATGGAGACAGAACTGCTACTGACAGCGATGTAGCCCAGCAATATCCTTATGATCCAGAGCGATTTGAATATTGTCCTCAGGTGTTGTGTAAAGAGAGTGTGAGCGAACGATGTTACTGGGAGGTTGAGTGGAGTGGGAATAATGGTGTATATATATCAGTGTCATATAAGACCATCAGCAAGAAAAGTTTTGAAAATGAGTCTCTATTTGGGAATAATAATCAGTCCTGGAGTTTGTACTGCTGTTCCTCCAGTAAATTTCCCACTTTATTCAGCCAACAGTTATCTTTGCTGGAGCCCCCCAGAGCGGGCAATGCGAGTGCTGGTGTCGTTCCCAAGCAATCTCAGGTTATAGCCAGAAAAACACAGTGGACAAGGGTCCAGTTTAATTCAATGCCCTTAAAATACTCAGTTGTACACAATAGTCAAATAACTGAACTCCCTGTGTCCTCCAGTTGCTCTAGAATAGGAGTGTTTGTGGATCACAGTGCAGGAACTCTGTCCTTCTACAGCATCTCTGACACAGTGACCCTCATCCACAGATTTCAAACCACATTCACTCAACCTCTCTATCCTGGGTTTGCTGTTTTTAAAGGATCCACGGTGAAATTGTGTCATCACACAGAATAG